The Capsicum annuum cultivar UCD-10X-F1 chromosome 3, UCD10Xv1.1, whole genome shotgun sequence genomic sequence CACTAACCCCAGATATTCACCTAGTTAGTTTTCAATTTGAAGCATCAAGAAGTTCTGTTTCTGCCTTCTTCAAGATTCGTGTGTTCCTTTCCTTCAAAATATACACAGGAGAACACCCCTCTCTCCCCGCTACctcaaatgagaaaaaaatacatgCCAGAACTTCTCCCTTTGCCATTGTTATATGGAGACTGGTTGAGGATTTCTTTCACTGATTCTGGTGGACTAGTGCTAGTCAATGCAAGAATGTGATGCCACACATACCATGTCAATTCAGTTGCCTTGCTGCAAAACAAAAAAACAGGAAAAAGTTACTGATTACGGTGAGGTTAGAACTAGTGTTGCCCTCCAATTTTGCGACGTGTTCTCGATTTTCCAAGTGGAACTAGTATCTGAACTTTGGCCAATTTTCAGTTGTACTGTTTCTCTGTTTCTAGTAGTCTTAAGCTGATAGGCTTTATTATTGTAGTACTGATCATAATGTGTGTTATGCCACAGGCTCTTGccaaaatattgaaagaaaagcTGTTAAATGAAGGGAGAAAGCCGTATGTCATCCCTGTTGGTGGATCCAATTCTCTAGGAACCTGGTGAGGCGCATTTTGTTATGCCACTGCTTGTTCCCTCTGCTGATAGAGTCTAAATCTACTTCATTTCTTCTTCCTTGTTTCCAGTGTTTCACTTGCACCTTGATATGTGTATTGGAATATTGGGTGCTTGAAGCATCACATGTTGCCAAAAGTTCTTAATAATAACCTTCTGTTTCTGAGTTTAGAGCACCCTATAAAGGGTCTGAACTCATTGCTCTTTCCTTAATTTAAAATCAGTATGTGACCCATTTCCCTATTCATCGTGAATACTTCCGTAGCGAGTATCTTTTCCATTTCGTGGCCCCAAATTGAGCCATGGAGTGCAGTCTTTTCTGGTTAGTTCTGGTCCACTCATTGACTTCACTAATTTCATTCGCTATCATCTGCTGTTTTGTGTCTTACAACGACACTAATATTTGGATGACTATTTTGGTTTCTATTGAAATTGGCTGTTAATTTTAGAAATCCATTGAGATTTAACCCTGTATTACAGGGATACTTAGAAGGGCCTACCTGCTACCCTGAAATGAATCCCATGTAGAAAGTTTGAAGTATAACTAACCATTTCATGTTCTTTTTACGAGCTGAAACCTTCTGCATTGGCCACATGAATTTGAACAGTCAAATAACCTTATGGACTATTGCATTAGCATTCttcagttcttttttttctttttttttaaagttgatGTGGTACTGATGATGAGACtcgggaggagttaatgataagttggagatttggagacagacccttgagtctaaatgATTTCGGTTAAGcgggaccaagacggagtacttggagtgtaagtttagtgaggtGTCGTAGGAGGCTGACGTGGTTTTGAAGCTGGACTCTCACGTCATTcaaaagagggagagtttcaagtatctggggtctatgattcagggatggtgagattgacgaggatgtcacgcatcgtatttgggcagggtggttgaaatggaggctcgctttgggagttttatgtgataagaaggtgctccTGAATCTTAAAGggaagttctacagagtggcagtccgatcggctatgttgtatggagcggagtgttggccagttaagaactcccacatccaaaagttgaaggtggcagagatgaggatgttgcgatggatgcgTGGCCATACCGGAAAAGATagggtaaggaatgagattattcgggagaagatgggagtggcctcggtggaggacaagatgcgagaagtaaggtcacgttggttcgggcatgtgaggAGGAAGAGCTCTGATGCTCTAGTGCTGAGGTGTGAGAcattggctatggatggttttaggcggggtataggtaggccaaagaaatattggaaggaggtgattaggcatgatatcgAACAGTTATAGCTTAcaaaggacatgacccttgataggaaggtctggagaatgcggattagggtagagagtTAGGGGGTGAGAGTGCGTCGGTAACAATAGGGGagcgttctttatttgtgtctgaagtttctttGTGGTGTTGTCTACGATTTcagatagatagtttatagtattatcttgtgacTGTAGTATTATCTTATGGCTAGTGGCGTTTATTTTGCAGATTGTACTAGTTTAtttgcatttatgttttgtgtgttttatactgctatcggtcctaagccgggggtctatcggaaacagcctctttacttcatctgaggtagtggtatggtctgcatacactctaccctccccagaccccactatgtgggaatacaacAGCCTctttacttcatctgaggtagtggtatggtctgcatacactctaccctccccagaccccactatgtgggaatacactgggtatgttgttgttgttgctgttgatCTGTAGTTGACATTCTTTTGCtttttgatatctctattttgCGCTTTTCAAAATCTCTGATTCTCTGTTATTCCTCTTCAACCCAAATGTGATGGCACTAGGGTGGCTAGGGATGACATATTTTCTTGATTGACAGAGTTATCAACCATTCAGAAGCTAGTAGCCCAGTTAGAATACATGCCAAGGGTTGTGCCTTCTATATGCTGATGATTTTTCCATCATTCCATAgaatattaaaatacataattacagAAAAAGATCCATGGACTTATCAGCATCATTAGTTGAATAACCAAGGGGCAACCCTTTAATTTGCTAAGAAGTTCCTCAAAGGCCTATACCTTATTAAAACATATATACTTGTACCGAGTTACACGGACCCTCGGTTGCCATCTTTAAGTAATGCAGAGTGATGGTATGGATTCTAAATTACTGCACACAACTGAGCAATTTTTTGTTCTAGAAATTTGCCCTACTTTAGGAAGAAATACACAATCTGTGTCTTAGTTTCTCCATTTTGCTAATTGTGACTATTTTCTCAGGGGCTACATCGAGGCAATCAGGGAAATTGAGCAACAAGTTCAGTACTCGAGCATTGTACGGAAATTCGATGACATTGTTGTAGCTTGTGGCAGGTTTGCACCTCTTctgcataatttttataatttagtaTGCTATACATGAGATTGTTGCATTTGAAATTATCCATGCATGGAGTTGAAAGCAAGATTTgctgaaaatatggttgaaaagTTTGTCAATGATTCCCAAAATAAATAGGAATATCCTATGAACAGACAGAGCATTTGATAATATCTCTCTTTAAGAACCAGATTAAATTCAAAAACGTTTGTGCTGCATCTATACGTGCATCAGTTGAGTCTCCCCCTGATAGGTGCTTTTGAAGGTTCAATAGATCTCTGCACCCAAAGGGTGTGGCTAGTGGTCAATGCAATGGATCCAAACCTTGGAAACTAGGGTTCAAATGCAGGAGAAGGCTTCTACTGTGTTTTCAAATCAAAGCAGCAAAACATTCAGGCTAGTATTTCGAACAACCATAATCTAGAGAAGGCAGTGAGAGGGGCAGAAGGAGTTTCTTCTGAACCAGCTTCACAGGGGGACGAATTCTTCAATATGCAGAATTAGTGCTTTTTAAAGTGTTTTGTAAGCTTAAGATTTCAGTGTCATCACATTTAAAATGGAATGTGTCATTCTAGTTTTCTTGGAGATGGAGGTCAGGTATGATTTTTAGTTTACAGCAACAAAGTCATGCAAGCTATTGTTtccaataacaataataataataataataagaagaagaagaagaaggatcaaaTCCCCGTGGAGACAAAAGTACTAAAGGATTTCTTCCCATCTTCCTAAGCCTTTGCAGTCAGGGTTATCCGGTACCTTTGTTAATGAAAGGTAGCAAATACCCAGTGGAATATGCGAGGAGCCCAAAAACTGGCCTGACCACCAGCATTATTAAAGAAAAGGCTTCAACAGATTCCATGCAAAACCCGCTACTTTGGTGTCTTTTAATAGAGCTACTACTAATTCATACATTTCATTTGAGAACATTGATCATTGGGAGCCTGAAGACATATTATTTTCCATCTCTAGATGCCTCAGCTGTGTATCTCTACTAGAatttccgttattttatgtttactCTTCTTCAGGAATGCATTCCCATACTGGATTATTAActtcaactttgtaaaaatgatcTTTTGTTGTGGCTGGAATTACCTTATGGTGAAAGTCAGTGATTTAATTATCGTTCAGTGTTTTAACCTCAGTGCTGTGTCTCAATGGTTTCCAGTGGGGGTACAGTCGCTGGCTTGTCAATTGCATCCAGGCTCAGTGGCGTGAAAGCAAAAGTAAACTGCTTTTGTATCTGAAATTGCTCCCATCTTCACAAAAAGCAAATGTCTAATAACTGGTGTTGATTTGTAGATTAATGCATTTTGTGTTTGTGACGATCCggattatttttatgaatatgtTCAAGGACTACTTGACGGAATTAATGCAGGGGTTAGCTCCCATGATATTGCTAGCATCAAAACTGTAAggacttcattttttttctccttttccttaaGCATACTTGTTGACATTCATCCATTTCATTGTGTAACTTCTTGTTGCTCAGTAACTATTGAGATActaattcatgataaaataatgTGCATCAACTGTTGGTTTTAATTCATAGATATTTGACATAAATGACAATGCTCAAACTAAAGAACTTCTTAAAAGACCTTCATGGCCGAATCTTTGATTGATATTTTCCCAGTTAGTCATCGAAATCGTATGAGTAAGTCATTCATGTCCAGATCCATGTTCAAGAGGAAATTACGGAAGTTCCTACATAGATAGTTTCTGTATATGAAATATTAGTCTAGTTCTCTAAGGAACCTCTTGGTATCAATTATTCTTGTCTTTGCACTTCGGTATTTTAACAGGCAAAAGGCCTTGGGTATGCTATGAGCACCGCTGATGAGCTTAAATTTGTGAAGCAAGTTGCTGAAACAACAGGTGTTATTCTTGACCCTGTCTACAGGTATGTCCAATTGTGCCTTCACATTTTTTACATCATGGCATGCCAGCCTTCCACGGACTGTCCATAGGGTTTGCCTATACTATGTAGAACGTATTACGCACTAACATGTTCTCCAGTCTTAGAAATTGCCTATTCTCATGAACTGTGTTTTTtgaactctccaaaaatgttgtcgcACCCGCAGTGTCGGATCCTCTAAAACTGCACTATTTTTTGAGGATCTGACATGTTCCTGTCAACATTTTTAatgagtccgagcaacataactTACGAATATACCAAATCTTGAAGAGGTGAGGTTGGAAAACAATGTATTCGCTATAGAACCTGTAATAGTAGAATCCtggtttatttataaaaaataataataataaagcttaAGTCATCGACAGGCCCTCAAAGTTgtcccgaaaattcacttagaccccttaactaaggcctgtacctatcaggccGCTAACCCATCCGAATTTTTGATACAATCAGGCCTGTTTTGCCTAATCAGCAACAGGCATAGAGTGTGTGCAATACACTCGCCTGATGTGGCAAAATTGACCAATTAGAAAAAAACACGTGGcgaaaatgcggatgttgcgttggatgtgtgtgCTTAATAGgggtgatagggttaggaatgagattgtccgagagaaggttggagtggcttcggtggaggacaagatgcgggaagttcaactgagatggttcgggcatgtgatgaggaggggcacggatgcccagTTCGTaagtgtgagaggctagctttggatggtttcaagaggggtaggggtaggccgaagaaatattggagagaaatgATTAggcgtgacatggagcagttacagcttacggaggacatgaccctaaataggtagattttttaattaaaaaaagtaaaatattattttttctactaTTCACGCGCCTGATAGGTACCAATTTTAACACTTGAGGtgcctgataggtacaagccttagttgaggggtctaagtgaattttcgggacAACTTTAAGTGTTTGTTGATGACTTAagcctaataataataataaaagagtgGAATTCTTTTTTGctgatttttgtattttagatcTTAATATTTTATTACAAAAGCATCTCCAACTCAGGTAACTTGCGATCTCAAAATACATGAACTAAATCCAACCAGGAaatggaaaataaagaaaattacagTTCATAATATCACTTACTTAGCGTACATTAGTAACACAAACTTATTCTTTTATTGAAGATAACTAGGCTATAGACTACAAATACAACTTTTTATGTGATTCTGAAGCATGGCTATTGATATTGATGTTGTAAACTTAGCTGTATTGGAATCTGTTTTAGGCTTTGCTAAAGTGGTTTTTAAGCAGAGAAATGTCTTAAGACTGACTAGGTTCAGGTGAAGTAAAGGTGAAAGTCTTTTGATCCACAACTGTGTTGGAGCTTTTTCAGCATCTAAACTAGAAAAATGAACCTTGCACTTGAATTTTCACCTAAAGCGAGCAAGAACAGTGAGACGTGAATGATGTACAACTCAAACTACTCATATTGATTTCTGGAGGATACGTTGTTGACATGTTCTTCTGATTGTTCGTTCTTCACAGTGGTAAAGCAGCTTATGGAATGATGAAAGATATGGACGAGAATCCAAGAAAGTGGGAGGGAAGAAAGATTCTCTTCATACACACAGGTGGGCTACTAGGTTTGTATGACAAAGCTGATGAAATAGGCTCATTAATGGGTAAATGGCGTAGAATGGATATCAATGAATCTGTCCCTAGACAAGACGGCATCGGCAAAATGTTCTGAAATGCCAAAAGAATAAAGGTGTTTTGGGCCCTCTCCTGAGAATAGCTGAGTTATGGATGCATGATTTCTTCTTGCTATCCCTAAGGGGATCGCCTTTAGTGACCCACCTGGTGGGGATTGGGTGAGGTTTCTCCTTGATTTTTCTTAATAATAATGTTGTTTGAGCCATCTTGTGCTCATCTCGATTATTTATTTCACTGTATTTGTGTTACCTCTCACTAGCGACTGGTATATGTAAATGGTATCTGTTCAAGTAGAGGGCCCATGACTATCAATTAGGCAGCTATACAGTTTTTGCCATCACATCAGCACAAAAAACTGGTTAACTACGCTTATCTAGATATTAAAGGAATCTAGAAAAATGAAGCCCAATGACTAGTGAAAATGATTGTCCAGCAGCATCTATAGAACCCGCCACGGGACAAAACAAAAACATCTACTCGAAGGAATTCGTATCCATTGTGGGGGGGACACAACTAAGAAATCGGGGTTGTGTATGTTAGCCAAATCAAGGAATGCGTACCTAACAAGAACATCAAACACTCGTAATGTCAAAGAGTTCAATTGGAAATCATACTTTCTCTGATACAAGCCGTGGAAATAACATTTCGCAGAAGTGTAGAGTAAGGCAACATGTAATAGATTCATGTGTTCCGATCCTTCCTTGGACTCCACGTGTAACGGGAGCTTAAATATACTAagttatcctttttttaattacactttcctttttattttacttaccATATTTTTCTTTAGCACTTCcttaaaaaattagttaaaagaATAATTTAACTAAACTATCCTTACTATTATGCAATTAGTCAAATCAAATCACACCATCAAACTATTTCTAATGGCACAAGAGTCGTATGGCACCGTTCACTTCATTCTAAAGATCAAAAACGTAATCATCTCTTCCAattttagttgttgttttttttttaaaagaaaaggtaAATCAGAAATGAAatcatagagaaataaaaatacgTGTCGCAATTGTTAACAATTGTCTATAAAGACTGAGGAATGATTGTATGCATATAGACAACCCAACCAATAATATTATATGTAATACGTCACTAgcaaaataattatgaaaacgaATAAAAACACTTATCATTGTTTAAATATTTCGTGATATATATTACTATAAGCAGAATGCTATTACTCGCTTTGTCTCGTGTTAGTCggttattttatcaaaaaaaaaatagttatccTATATTAATTGATCACTTGACTAAATTAAgaaattatcaataaaaatttttttcatattattattgtaattaattttttttaaaagtattcaTACTTATTTATAGAGTTCTCAAAAAGCTtttttaaaatgatgaattaattAAATCACAATGATAGAAGTGTAAAGTTCTTACACTTCGACGTCACTTAAATCAATATCGCAAAACTCTCCATTCTCGTTTTTGTCTCGTTGTCTATTGATACCTCACATAAAATGGAAGGCTGTTTGTGAGGAATTCGAGAAAATAATGTCTTGatttttatattcttaaaatttttatttaatgagagtaatatctttatttatgtataattaatatacatttaagttatatattatatttaaatattatttttatacatagtACGTAAATCATGCTATTAAGGGGTTGTTTGATAGATGATTTAAAGGTGAattatataaatactaaattCTACATAAATTATATTACAAGTTAGTTAGGACGGATCTAAATTAGAGtcatgtataaaattaatatggtgtttaatttataattttaaaactagttaactgatatatatataagttattagcaaatttatacatattattttaaGCATGAAATACTAATGCATGAATAACTAAATTCTACATAATTAAtctatgtaaaaaaatatataaatcctCAAAACTAATTTGATTGTGCCAGGTGGGTGCATGAAATAATAGTGTTTTTTTCGCTGTACAGAAGTGTTTAGTTGTACTTTTTGCGAAATCAAATGagtaatattatgttttttctaatacttttctcatcattaaacaaaatatatcatacttaaatttatatttttaaaatgtaattaataagatcaatttgataaaataaactcaaactatttaaaatgaaggaagtatcaacataattaattattgaataatcaatctcaataattttatttcttaccTCCATCAATAGTTGTCCGCTATGAACTCAATacatacattaaaaaataataaataccaaaaataattttatcatatattctttaatcataataaatttaattttttaaaaaatacatttaatacTGAATTTTGTTAATAGGATAAAACAAatagtaattaattatttattgatttttaaatttaaataaatattatcagatatttatttttaatataatacaacaacaacaaaaaacctagtgtatttccacatagtaaGATCTGGGAAGGGTAAGATATACTCAGTCCATACCtttacctctaaagaagtagaaaggatgtttccgatagacccctgactCAAGACAcggaataataaataaattcataataaaacatggaataagatggcataacataaatatgacacccacaagtaatagtaaacagagaaaagtaaacagatttgtaataaagcatgaaacaaggtatcataacaagaacaATACCTCACCAAGTAATGCTCtgcactagcgacccaaactgactttaaccttctgccctaattcgcatcttccaaatcttcctatctagggtcatgtcctcaatgagctgtaactgctccatgtctcgcctaaccAACTCTCCCCAATACTTCTTCGCCCTATtcctaccccacctaaaaccatccaaagctagtctctcaTACCTACGAACCGGGACATTCATGCCcttcctcatcacgtgtccgaaccatctcaatcgaactttttgcatcttattctccactggagtcacaccaatcTTCTCCCTaatagtctcatttcgaactctatccctcctagtcagcccacacatctaACACGACATTCGCATTTCTGAaatcttcattttttgaatgtgagagttcttaccTGGTTAATATTTCGCTTAGCccgtagaatttgcctttaaaaGGTtggttatttttaatataatgacaaataaaaatatatggagCAATTATTAGTACTTAGCATCAATCCTTCAGTTCTTCTGTCTGCTATACAGAGAATATTAAAAAGCAGCAAGTTGGGACCTGTTGCCATTTTCCAACCGCCACATCGCACTACGTGTCACTCCCATATTCACCCTCTTCTCCCTCACTCTTAT encodes the following:
- the LOC107862808 gene encoding putative D-cysteine desulfhydrase 1, mitochondrial, which gives rise to MLSSQWSSFSRVSSPFPLQQAQLNKALNLNNKHSCFTNSSMEDSTSQAHQSPFQFLTKKTYQPPHWASHLSPIPSHTFSLGHFPTPIHKWNLPNLPKDTEVWLKRDDLSGMQLSGNKVRKLEFLLADAVAQGADCIVTIGGIQSNHCRATAVAAKYLNLDCYLILRTSKLLVDKDPGLTGNLLVERLVGAHIDLVSKEEYAKVGSEALAKILKEKLLNEGRKPYVIPVGGSNSLGTWGYIEAIREIEQQVQYSSIVRKFDDIVVACGSGGTVAGLSIASRLSGVKAKINAFCVCDDPDYFYEYVQGLLDGINAGVSSHDIASIKTAKGLGYAMSTADELKFVKQVAETTGVILDPVYSGKAAYGMMKDMDENPRKWEGRKILFIHTGGLLGLYDKADEIGSLMGKWRRMDINESVPRQDGIGKMF